One Oryza glaberrima chromosome 11, OglaRS2, whole genome shotgun sequence genomic region harbors:
- the LOC127754548 gene encoding pentatricopeptide repeat-containing protein At2g26790, mitochondrial-like — protein MVLCRQPKYVFQWCRHLRIPPLGLSSCPFSVLTASASVQSDCSSDDEKLNCAPSQHARKRSRPLCSDSVVQTLHCLKRRPAIAFAYFKDTQSIGFNHDFSTYSEMIQILSHSRQGKMLVSLFSELVSSSNASGPEILPLVDHHRRTCATPCSLSFMVDCLIKACITCYDVQATICLFSGICRLGVVPSVWTWNLLLKFIAETGEYEMVLAAYNEMKCFQLTPDVYTFAIVTRSLFQAKKVDEALQVWAEMTEMGVKPDARGYSSFLIGLCDCGKYDLAYVILQEINREKVPVESMAYNMVMDGLCKEMRLDEAEKLLENKARQGSNPDVYGYSYLIRSYCKMGNLIKAVDHYEAMVSHGIETNCHIVSYLLQCFRKLGMTSEVIAYFLKFKDSGLHLDKVIYNIAMDTYCKNGNMNEAVKLLNEMKYGGLTPDKIHYTCLINGYCLKGEMQNAQQVFEEMLKANIEPDIVTYNILASGFCKSGLVMEVFDLLDRMADQGLEPNSLTYGIAIVGFCRGGNLSEAEVLFNVVEEKGIDHIEVMYSSMVCGYLLSGWTDHAYMLFVRVARQGNLVDHFSCSKLINDLCRVGNVQGASNVCKIMLEHDVVPDVISYSKLISIYCQNGDMDKAHLWFHDMVQRGLSVDVIVYTILMNGYCKAGRLQEACQLFVQMTNLGIKPDVIAYTVLLDGHLKETLQQGWEGIAKERRSFLLRANHNKLLSSMKDMQIEPDVPCYTVLIDGKCKAEYLVEARELFDEMLQKGLNPDAYAYTALINGYYSQGEISKAEDLLQEMIDKGIEPDELTFSVLNQSSLRSRKIQFCA, from the coding sequence ATGGTTCTGTGCCGGCAGCCCAAATATGTATTCCAATGGTGCAGACACCTGAGAATTCCCCCCCTGGGACTCTCTTCCTGCCCCTTCTCTGTACTGACAGCTTCAGCTTCAGTTCAATCAGACTGCTCTAGTGATGATGAAAAACTGAATTGTGCTCCGTCTCAACATGCCCGGAAAAGATCCCGCCCTTTGTGCTCTGATAGTGTTGTACAGACTCTCCACTGCCTAAAGAGACGACCTGCCATTGCATTTGCCTACTTTAAAGATACACAGAGCATTGGGTTTAATCATGACTTTTCAACCTACTCAGAGATGATTCAGATTCTATCCCACTCACGCCAGGGGAAGATGTTAGTTTCATTGTTCTCTGAGCTTGTTTCAAGTAGTAATGCTAGTGGTCCTGAAATTTTGCCCCTTGTTGATCACCACAGAAGAACATGTGCTACTCCATGTTCACTCTCGTTCATGGTTGATTGCTTGATCAAGGCATGCATCACTTGCTATGATGTACAAGCAACCATATGCTTATTTAGTGGCATTTGCAGGCTTGGAGTTGTCCCATCTGTTTGGACTTGGAACCTGCTTCTCAAATTTATAGCTGAGACTGGTGAATATGAGATGGTTCTCGCAGCTTATAATGAAATGAAGTGCTTTCAGCTGACTCCCGATGTTTATACATTTGCCATAGTCACTAGGTCACTTTTTCAAGCAAAGAAAGTGGACGAGGCTTTGCAAGTTTGGGCCGAGATGACTGAAATGGGAGTGAAACCAGATGCACGTGGGTACTCGTCATTTCTAATTGGTCTGTGTGATTGCGGAAAATATGATTTAGCTTATGTTATTCTACAAGAGATTAATAGGGAGAAGGTTCCTGTCGAGTCCATGGCTTATAACATGGTAATGGATGGACTATGCAAAGAAATGAGATTGGATGAGGCGGAAAAGCTCTTGGAAAACAAGGCCAGACAAGGATCCAACCCTGATGTATATGGTTATAGCTATCTGATTCGGAGTTATTGCAAAATGGGCAACCTAATAAAGGCTGTGGATCATTATGAAGCCATGGTTTCTCATGGTATTGAGACAAATTGCCACATTGTGAGTTACCTTCTGCAATGCTTCAGGAAGTTAGGCATGACATCTGAAGTAATTGCGTATTTCCTGAAATTTAAAGATTCAGGGCTTCATCTTGACAAGGTGATTTATAACATTGCTATGGATACTTATTGCAAGAATGGGAACATGAACGAGGCAGTTAAGCTACTGAATGAAATGAAGTATGGGGGTTTGACACCTGACAAAATTCACTACACATGCCTAATCAATGGTTACTGTTTGAAGGGAGAAATGCAAAATGCACAGCAGGTATTTGAGGAAATGCTGAAGGCCAATATTGAGCCAGATATAGTTACATATAACATATTGGCTAGTGGGTTTTGCAAGAGCGGTCTTGTTATGGAGGTGTTTGATCTTCTAGACCGTATGGCAGATCAAGGTTTGGAGCCTAATTCACTCACCTACGGTATAGCAATTGTTGGATTTTGTAGAGGAGGCAACCTTAGTGAAGCAGAGGTTCTATTTAATGTAGTAGAAGAAAAAGGAATTGATCATATCGAAGTGATGTACAGTTCgatggtttgtggctatttgcttTCAGGCTGGACTGATCATGCTTACATGCTTTTTGTAAGGGTTGCTCGACAAGGAAATCTTGTGGATCATTTTTCATGTTCTAAGTTGATAAATGACCTCTGTAGAGTTGGAAATGTCCAGGGGGCTTCAAATGTTTGTAAGATTATGTTAGAACATGATGTTGTACCTGATGTGATTTCATATAGCAAACTCATATCAATCTATTGTCAGAATGGAGATATGGACAAAGCTCACTTATGGTTCCATGATATGGTTCAGCGAGGACTTTCTGTTGATGTTATTGTATACACTATACTGATGAATGGTTACTGCAAGGCTGGTCGTCTGCAAGAAGCTTGTCAATTGTTTGTTCAAATGACAAACTTGGGCATAAAGCCTGATGTGATTGCATATACAGTTCTACTGGATGGTCACTTAAAGGAGACCCTTCAGCAAGGTTGGGAGGGGATTGCTAAAGAGAGAAGGAGCTTTCTTCTTAGAGCGAATCATAACAAGTTATTAAGCTCCATGAAAGACATGCAAATTGAACCTGATGTACCCTGTTACACGGTGTTGATTGATGGAAAGTGCAAAGCTGAATATCTAGTGGAAGCCCGGGAACTATTTGATGAGATGTTGCAGAAAGGACTTAACCCTGATGCTTATGCTTACACAGCTCTTATAAATGGATATTATAGCCAAGGGGAAATATCAAAGGCTGAAGATCTTTTGCAAGAAATGATTGACAAGGGAATAGAACCAGATGAATTGACCTTTTCAGTATTAAATCAGAGTTCCTTGAGGTCTAGGAAGATTCAGTTCTGTGCATGA
- the LOC127755219 gene encoding FCS-Like Zinc finger 15-like — translation MAGLCVLLEKQHAAAMTTATAAAARTAQVISKTAVLSTAGGGGSKIHGCYSSSSSSSRAPVVAATTASFLHRCFLCRRELAGGDDIYIYRGDRAFCSEDCRFRHILTEEEEEDGDMSCRAKDAAVAAPTRRRSRNRRAVAGGGGRGFFAY, via the exons ATGGCCGGCCTCTGCGTCCTCCTCGAGAAGCAACACGCCGccgcgatgacgacggcgacggcggcggcggcgagaacggCTCAAGTCATAAGCAAGACCGCCGTCCTgagcaccgccggcggcggcggcagcaagatCCACGGTTGctactcctcttcttcctcctcttctcgcgctccagtggtggcggcgacgacggcgtcgttCTTGCACCGGTGCTTCCTCTGCCgccgggagctcgccggcggcgacgacataTACATCTACAG AGGGGACAGGGCGTTCTGCAGCGAAGACTGCCGGTTCAGGCACATCttgacggaggaggaggaggaggacggcgacatGAGCTGCCGTGCCAAggacgccgcggtggcggcgccaactcgccgccgctctcgcaACCGGcgggccgtcgccggcggcggcggccgcggattTTTTGCGTACTAA
- the LOC127754549 gene encoding palmitoyl-acyl carrier protein thioesterase, chloroplastic-like has protein sequence MAGSLAASAFFSGPGSSPAASARSSKNAAATGELPENLSVRGIVAKPNPPPAAMQVKAQAQTLPKVNGTKVNLKTVKPDMEETVPHSAPKTFYNQLPDWSMLLAAITTIFLAAEKQWTLLDWKPKKPDMLVDTFGFGRIIQDGMVFRQNFMIRSYEIGADRTASIETLMNHLQETALNHVRTAGLLGDGFGATPEMSKRNLIWVVSKIQLLVEQYPAWGDMVQVDTWVAAAGKNGMRRDWHVRDYNSGRTILRATSVWVMMHKKTRRLSKMPDEVRAEIGPYFNDRSAITEEQSEKLAKTGNKVGDDATEQFIRKGLTPRWGDLDVNQHVNNVKYIGWILESAPISVLEKHELASMNLDYRKECGRDSVLQSLTTVSGECTSIGADKQASAIQCDHLLQLESGADIVKAHTEWRPKRSHAAAENA, from the exons ATGGCAGGGTCTCTTGCCGCCTCAGCATTCTTCTCAGGTCCAGGCTCATCTCCTGCAGCATCAGCTAGAAGCTCCAAGAATGCTGCTGCCACCGGCGAATTGCCGGAGAATTTGAGTGTCCGTGGCATTGTCGCAAAGCCTAACCCACCTCCTGCAGCCATGCAAGTAAAGGCACAGGCTCAAACCCTTCCCAAGGTTAATGGTACGAAGGTTAACCTCAAGACGGTGAAGCCAGACATGGAGGAAACGGTGCCTCACAGTGCTCCAAAGACGTTCTATAACCAACTGCCGGATTGGAGCATGCTTCTTGCGGCTATTACAACCATCTTCCTCGCCGCAGAGAAGCAGTGGACACTGCTTGATTGGAAGCCGAAGAAACCTGACATGCTTGTTGACACATTTGGCTTTGGTAGGATTATCCAGGATGGTATGGTGTTTAGGCAGAACTTCATGATTCGGTCCTACGAGATTGGTGCTGATCGTACTGCTTCTATAGAGACATTGATGAATCATTTACAG GAAACGGCTCTTAACCATGTGAGGACTGCTGGTCTTCTTGGAGATGGTTTTGGGGCTACACCGGAGATGAGCAAACGGAACTTGATATGGGTTGTCAGCAAAATCCAGCTTCTTGTTGAGCAATACCCCGCATG GGGAGATATGGTTCAAGTTGACACATGGGTCGCTGCTGCTGGCAAAAATGGCATGCGTCGAGACTGGCATGTTCGTGACTACAACTCTGGGCGAACAATCTTGAGAGCTACAAG TGTTTGGGTGATGATGCACAAGAAAACTAGAAGACTTTCAAAAATGCCAGATGAAGTTAGAGCTGAAATAGGCCCATATTTCAATGACCGTTCAGCTATAACAGAGGAGCAGAGTGAAAAGTTAGCCAAGACAGGAAATAAAGTTGGTGATGATGCTACAGAGCAATTCATAAGAAAGGGGCTCACT CCTAGATGGGGTGACCTCGATGTCAATCAGCATGTGAACAATGTTAAATATATTGGGTGGATCCTTGAG AGTGCTCCAATTTCAGTACTGGAGAAGCATGAGCTTGCAAGCATGAACCTGGATTACAGGAAGGAGTGTGGCCGAGACAGCGTGCTGCAATCACTTACCACCGTGTCAGGGGAATGCACCAGCATTGGCGCCGACAAGCAGGCTTCTGCCATCCAGTGCGACCATCTTCTTCAGCTTGAGTCAGGAGCTGATATTGTGAAGGCACACACAGAGTGGCGACCAAAGCGATCGCACGCAGCAGCTGAGAACGCGTAA